In Chiloscyllium punctatum isolate Juve2018m chromosome 18, sChiPun1.3, whole genome shotgun sequence, the sequence tgtggtgcagtggtagtgtccctacccctggatCAGGAGGTCCAGGTTCAAATGCCACCTGCTCCATAAgtatataataacatctctgaacaagttgataaaaaaaaggttaaaaagagagaagaaaatgggactgttgtggtgcagtggtagtgtcccaacTTGGATAGCAGTCTCTTCTCCAGAAGCAGTGATAATGTCCATGAGGAGGTCAATCAAGAACTATCTAGAGGTCTCAGGCTGCAAAACAATAGGAAATGTCCAATCTACAGCAATTAATAATGGATTgtttgtggtagtgtccctgcctcttgGTCAGGACGCCCAGATTCAGGTACATagacatagaacactacagcacagtacaggaccgttggccctcgatgttgtgccgaccttttgtCCTAAACCAAGATCAGACTAAGCTACTTGCCCTCATTTTACTGTCTTCCATGGGCCCATCCAAGActcgcttaaatgtccttaatgtctctgactctactaccactgttggcagtgcattccatgcaccctccactctgagtaaagaacctcctCTGGCatcgcccctaaaccttcctccaattaccttaaaattataccccctcaTTATTGTCATTCACATActgggagaaagtctctggctgtccactctatctatgcctctaatcatctctatcaagtcacctctcatccttctttgctccaatgagaaaagcccctctctcaaactttcttcataagacctgccctccagtccaggcagcatcctggtaaatctcctctgcaccctgtctaaagcttccacatccttcctataatgaggcaacctgaactgaacacaatattccaaatgtggtttaaccagggctctatagagctgaaACATAACCTTGTGGATCTTAaactctgctaatgaaagccaacacaccatacgccctcttaacaaccctatcaacttgggtgggaacttTGAGGGgtctatggacatggactgcaagattcctctgttcctccatactccAAGAATCCTGttatctgcattcaaatttggccttccaaaatgaattattTTATGCTTTACCAGGTTGaaatccatctaccacttctcaacCCAGTTCTGTATTCTGTCAATGTCCCAAATGCAACTTACAgcagccctctacactatccacaattccaccaaccttcgtgtcattggcaaacttaccaacccacccttccttatccaagttatttataaaaatcacaaagaccaGAGGTCCCACAACctatccctatggaacaccactggtcaccgagctccaggctgaatactttccatctattaccaccctccatcttctatgggccagccaattctgtatccagacggccaaatttccctgcatcccatgcctccttattttctgaatgagcccatcatggggaaccttatcaaaagccttgccaAAATCCATGTACAgaacaacctcaattatctgaacgagatgggcggggagtattttgttcagataactgattgtttggataactgatctgatcataaacaaaggaagccatactgggaccttgagatcttgctTGGATAATCTTAAATTTGGATAACTGATGTTCGGATAACTGAGGTTGTTCAGTATACCACCTCCACTGCTctcccttcatcaatgtgttttgtcacttTCTTAAACAATTCAATAGGCTTACAAGGCCTGACCTGCTCCTctcgaagccatgctgactatctctaatcaagctatggttttccaagtaatcataaatcctgtctctcaataatttgcccaccactgacataagactgattagtttgtaattcccaggattatccctattccctttcttaaacaagggaataacatttgccaaccttcAAGCATCTGGCATTACTCCAGTGGACAGAGAGGATGCAAAGATATctccaaaggcacagcaatttcttccctcgcttcctgtaatAACCTTGGGTATCTCCTGTctgtccaggggacttatctatccttatgtttttcaaaattttcagcacatcctctttcctaacatcaacctgttgtAGCATATCGGTCTTTTTTAAGCTGTTCTCtgaaatgtcaaggtccctctcactagtgaatactgaagcaaagtattcattaaggtcctcccctacctcctccgactccaggcacaagttccctccactattccTGATAGGCCCTACCCTCTACTCTGGCCaccctcttattcctcacatggAACAAGAATttccttagggttttccttaatcctaaccACTAAAGCTTTCTCATTGCCCCTTCTAACTCTCCTAAGTCTATTCTTCAGTCCTTTCCTgcctaccttgtaaccctctaaagccctgtctgatccttgcctccttaaCCTTAAGTaggcttccttcttcctctttaccagATGTTCCACATCTTGTCTTCTTTCAACCTACtgtcccttccttgcctcagtgggatagACCTGTCCAGCACTACCTTCTccagggggagtgtgataatatCCCTGAGGAGATAGTTCCTGAACAATATGGAGGTCTCAGGCTGCAACAGGTTTCACAATAAGAACGGAACAGTCAGGTATGACAAATCTAAAGGGACTCCCTACCTCTGGGTTAGTCCTACCTACTTCAGGAGGGGAATGATAACATCCCTGAGGAGGTCAGTTAGGAACCATCTAGAGGCCTCAGGCTGTATCACAATGGGAAATGTCCAAAGTACAACCAATATAAACCCAGACTGCACATGTAACTTCTGAATCTTTCAACCATTCCCCTCATGTTATTGATGAGATTATTGATtactgctctttggagggtcagcgtggacttgttgggttgaatggcctgtttgcacactctGAGGATTTTATGATTATCTAACCACCCTACCCCCGCCATGTTTTGTTGTCTCTCCGCAGGTCTGTGAGGTGAGCACAGTAATGGTCACCTTCCTTTACGCGATGGTCATTTTGTATGTTGGAAGCTTGAAGGCCGCCCCATTGCAATCGAACAGCACGGCGCAAGGCCAGGGAGCCCTGGGCGAGGCCCTGGCCCGTGACCTGCGACTCAGCGAGGACGAGACAGACGGCGACAGCTACTCCCTGGACGACGTGCTGGGTGAGGTGGCGACCCTTGGGCCCGAGGCCTCGGGGAAGGAGTGGGACCTGTACTCTCCGCGGGTGACCTTGGCCGCCCAGCCTCCTGGCGTCCCACCTCTGCTCTTCATCATGGAGGAGACGCTGGGCCGGGCAGAGATGGCGAACCGGACGGTGCGGCTGAAGCGGCAGGCCCCGAGCCCGGGCGCCGGGGGTGTTGACCCTTCCCGGAGGGGCGACCTGTCGGTGTGCGACAGCGTCAGTCGCTGGGTAACGGACCGTCGGGCGGCGGTAGACGTCCACGGTAAGACGGTCACCGTCATGATCGACGTGCCTACCTCCACTGGGCCCCTCAAGCAATACTTCTACGAGACGAAATGCAATGAGCAATCCTCAACGGCACAGGGTGGGTGCAGAGGTGTCGACAAGAGACACTGGATCTCCGAGTGCAAGACCAAACAGTCTTACGTCCGCGCCCTCACCATGGACACTCAGAAACGGGCGGGTTGGCGCTGGATACGCATTAACACCTCTTGCGTTTGCACATTAATTAACCGGACTGGCAGAATATGACCGAGCCTTACCCCCGCTCCTGTCTATCCCCTTCCCCCTCGTCTGTTGGTGTTATCTAtgtgttttttttgtaaatatataaaatatataaatTATTTCACTTAAGTTTATGGATTGCATGTACAAAAACAAACCCGAAAAGGACCTTTATACTTTGAACGATTGTATTTATTAATCCTGAATTTGCATATTGTGACTGTTGTATTAACTTATTGTATCTGAAATATATTGTTCTTGGGGAAACCGCATCGTGCGATCACGGGCGCTTTCGGTTTTTCAGGGAGCCAACGCAGACGGACGCGTCAAAAATCCGAAAGAGCGGCGGAAATCAGAAACaatatcagaaattgctggaaaagctcagcaggtctaacagcatctctcgagagaaatcagagtttacattttgggtccactgacccttcttcaagaaggagaCAGACTGAGAGGTTGACAGGCAAGATGTAGAGGGATGCGGGGGCAGATGGGATTGGATTAGGAGGGCATCAAACAGGCACGGTGGACCAAAGGTACTGTCCTGTCCTGGGATCACAATGTCAGCAGGAGAGATTTTGCCAGATCTATTTGCCTTCAgggtgaatcatagaatccccacaatgtagaagcaggtcattcggccccttgaacctataccaaccctccaaagagcattgccCCCAGACTCACCTGATCCCTGCCCCTtctatttcccatggccaatctatctatcctgcacatcactggacactatgaacaatttagcaagGCTAAACCTCCTCActtcacatctttagactgttggagaaaacccacacagacatggggagaatgtgcaaactccacacagtcaccagagggtggaatcgcACTCAGGTCCCTGActcttgtgaggcagcagtgctaaccactgagccacattctCACCAAAGCATAGATACGTGGGAACATAGGAGCagcagtcggccattcagcctcttccaATCTCTTTGCTTGTTTATTtggaatgagggcattgctgaCAAGGCCAGAGTTTATTGCCTATTGGGtaattaagagtcagccacagagaaaaaaaacaaatcgCTATatatactggaaatcagaaattgctgggataacccagcaggtctgtgaagagaaagcaagattaacatttcaggtccagtgacctttcttcagagtcaaccatgttgctatgAGTCTGAGGTCACgtctaggccagaccagataaggatggaagtttccttccctgaagaatcttagtgaaccagatggggttttcttgACAActgattcatggtcatcgttagatcCTTGACTCCCGATtgttatcaaattcaaattccagccTCTACCATAACTTGAACAcatggtccccagaacattatttgggtctctggattaatagtccagtgataataccaccccTCACTATGTTCACAGCTGACCATCACATctttcaaagaacagaaaccgaaacattaactttgtttctgtctgtcttctctctctctctctcttcatagatgctaccagatctgctgagtttctccagcaatttctgtttttatttcttccAGCCCTTGCTAATATCTATACAAAAAGCAAAATATGGTCGTTACTGGGATTCTGCAATAAAACGtaagagtgctggagaaactcagcacccgtggggagagaaacagaattaactttTCGAGTCCAGTATAACTCTCATGCCATTCTGAGcaggggtcactggacttgaaacatgaacgctgtttctgtcttcacagatgctccTCGACCTACtaattttctccagcaatttctgtgcttGTTTCAGCACCTGGTTCCCACTTTTGCCCCATacactttgatccctttagctgtaAGTATTATATCTTGAAAActttcaatgttttgacctcaaccacgttctgtggcagagaattatACAGGCTCCCCACTCACTGggagaagacatttctcctcatctcagtctgaaaaggcctaccctgtatccttaatctgtgacccctggttctggagcAGGGTTAGAGGTCAGAGGTTATTTAAATAAAGGACAGCAGATTCCATTCAGATTGCTTAGTTTTTTTTTGACACATTTTTGAGATTTGAGGGTTTCTCTGACCATGAAGACTGACAGATCTAAAACTGACCCACTATGGTGCCACCACTGGCAGAAGAGTGTAACTACTGCGTGATGTTTACATGCAAGTTGTAATACAAATCTGGAATGTTTGTTCGACAGGCTGAGAGATTCCACCAATTTTCCACGATATTAGATATGTCTGTGCACAGGATATTGGGTTGATGAGTCAAGCCATAGATGTGTTGTGAGGTAACAGATTAACATTATGCAGGCCCAAGGGATTTGTAACAAACTTCATCAGAGAACCAGGTGATTCTGGCATCAATGGTTTCAGTAAGTGCTCCAGGTCATTGGTGAGCATGTTGCTTTATCATCAGGATTGCAAATGCCACCAAAGAGATGTGTTTTCTTCCTAACTGACTTCATCAAAGTGAAGAATATCAGTGTAAAGGGAGCAGAAGGCTTTTCATTTTGAAGAGCTGGATCTAAATTTTACAATtcgaatgttttttttaaattgagggTGATCCAAAAATTCAGGCTGCGCCTGTCCAACCCATCTCACTGCCAGTGCACAGAGACAGAGTTAGATTTGTAACCAAATTCTAAAGCAAGCAACAGAATTAAAGGGTCTATTTATTAGCAACTGTGGTTTAATGGGAAGGGTACTTGCCTCTCAATCAAAAGGTTGTGAGTTCAAGCCCCATCCCAGAAATTCAAACAACAAAATAGTCTTCACAGACATGAGTAAACCtgtatttctccagcattttctgtttttatttcagatttctagcatcggcagtatttttgcttttatttatttatattcACTCAGGGGACATGGATGTCTTTGACTggggccaccatttattgccatccctagttgccccttgacaaggtggtggtgagctgccttcatgaatcactgcagtccatgtgctgtaggttgtcccacaatgccatgaggaagggaattagacaatagacaataggtgcaggagtaggccattctgccctttgatcatggctgatcatcctttattagtatcctgttcctgccttatctcaataacccttgattccactatccttgagagctctatccaactcttaaatgaatccaaagactgggcctccactgccctctggggaagagcattccacacagccaccactctctgggtgaagacgtttctcctcatctctgtcctaaatggtctaccccgtatttttaagctgtgtcctctgatggcactcacccatcagcggaaacatgtttcctgcctccagagtgtccaatcctttaataatcttatatgtctcaatcagatcccctttcagtcttctaaactcaagggtatacaagccaagttgctccagtctttcagcgtaaggtagtcctgccattccaggaattgatcttgtgaacctacgctgcactccctcaatagccagaatgtctttcctcaaatttggagaccagaactgcacacagtactccaggtgtggtctcaccagggccctgtacagctgcagaagaacctctttgcttctatactcaatccgtcttgttatgaaggccagcatgctattagcctgcttcactacctgctgtaactgcatgcttaccttcattgactggtgcacgagaacacccagatctctttctactgcccctttacctaaattgattccatttaggtagtaatctgccttcctgttcttgccaccaaagtggataaccttacatttatccacattaaactgaccactcacctaacctgtccaggtcaccctataatctcctaacatcctcctcacatttcaccctgccacccagctttgtatcatcagcaaatttgctaatgttattgctgataccatcttctatatcattaacatagattgtaaaaagctgcagtcccagcactgatccctgcggtaccccactggtcactgcctgccattccgaaatggagccgtttatcactactctttgtttcctttcAGCCAACCAaccttcaatccaagttagtactttgcccccaataccatgcaccctaattttgctcactaacctcctatgtgggactttatcaaaagctttctgaaagtccaggtatactacatctactggatctccctcatccatcatcagagttatatcctcaaaaaattccagaagattagtcaagcatgatttccccttcataaatccacgctgactctgacctatcctgttactactatccagatgtgtcgtaatttcatcctttataatagactctggtatctttcccaccactgagatcagactaactggtctataatttcctgctttctctctcccacctttcttaaaaagtggtacagcattagccaccctccaatccgcaggaactgatcccgaatctatcgaactctggaaaataatcaccaacgcattcacgatttctcgagccacctccttcagtatcctgggatgtagaccatctggccccggggacttatcaaccttcagacctaacagtctctccaacaccacttcctggcaaatataaattcccttaggtgcaggtccttcagccactgttacctcaggaagATTGCTTGTgttttccccagtgaacacagatctgaagtaccaattcaactcttctgccatttctttgttccccgtaatatattcccctgtttctgtcttcaagggcccaattttagtcttaactatttttttgtctttcacataactaaaaaagcttttactatcctcctttatatttttggccagtttaccttcgtacctcaattttctctgtgtatttccttcttagtaatcctctgttgttctttaaaagcttctcagtcctccgttttcccacttatctttgctatgttatactttttctcttttaactttatatgtttcttaacttccctcgtcagccacggccacccatgcctcctcctaggatctttcttcctttttggaatgaactgatcctgcaacttctgcattatacacagaaatatccgccattgttcctccactgtcatccctgctaaggtattgcaccattgaactttggccagctcctccctcatagctccatagttccctttattcaattTTCACCCAGCTCCAGTGAAGGAACACCAGTATGGTTCccagtcgggatggtgagtggcttgaaggggaacttgcaggggttgGTGTACCTGTGTATCtgatcttgtccttctagatggaaatggccATGGATtcagaaggtgctgtctgaggatctttggtgagtttctgcagtgcatcttgtagatagtacacactgctgccgaGTGTcgatgatggagggagtggatatggcgccaatcaagtgggctgctttgttctgggtggtgtcaagcctcttaagtgttgttggagttgcatccctccaggcaagtggggagtattccctcacactcctgagttgtgccttgcagatggtggacaggcttctgGGAGTCAGGAGGGGGGTTACTTCCTACATGCTGCAGGATTCCTcgcctctaacctgctcttgtagccactgtatttatatgatgAGTTTCTGATCActggtaaagtcaccatagttgCTGAGGAATATAAAATGCTCTCCCATTGAAGACCACTCGTGGTGCTTTAGCCTGTCCCCACCCTTCAGGTGGGTGGAGAGAATGAGAAGTTATGATCTTCACGTTGACCTCAGCCTGTACAGGAATTGAATCCTTACTGTTGTCATGACTCTGCAGAagaaaccagccatccagctagCTGACCCCTCAAGGTTATCCCcaagatattgatagtgggggaattcagtgatagtaacaccttTAAATGCAAAGGGGCAGAGGTTCAATTTTTTCTTGCTGGAGATGAATATTGCCACTTTTTAGCTCAAGCCAGGATCTTGTCACATTTGGATGTGGACTGTTTCAATATCTGATTATAATAATCAATTAAAGACCCCCATAAAATTGTGAGCATTTTAAGTCTATTCTCATCCCAAAAGTGCCTTTCATTTCTTTGATCCTAATCACATTTCTTTATAATAAGTGATATTTTTACTTTGATGTGTGTGTTGTCATTGATAACGAGATCAATCAGCTTCCTGTTGCCAACCGAAACATCACAGCCCCTTGATGCCAGCTTATCTACAAACTACAACCTCGACCCCGGTTCATAATGAGCACCAGATCACTTGCTTTCAGAAACGTGCAGTGATGTTCTGTTTTTAGTCCTCTTAttaaaaacatcaagagaaacaAAACAGATAGACTCTTCTGTGTGTCTGCACAGTGCTGCTGCTTCCAACTCGCCCAACAAGTGGATACACCTTCTGTACATCTGATTACTTGAACTCCTTAATAATATGAAATAGCTTTATCAGGCCACCCCTCAGTTTTCACTTGATTGTAAGAGCGAGCTTTAGACCATCACAGAAGACGCAGACAACAAAACTAGTGAATTGACATATCCTAGTCCAGTGTATTTGGAGGTCCAGTTTGACCAGTGTCTCCATTTCCCAAtctgtttttttattcattcatacaatgatggcatcactggccagcccggcatttattgtccaaccctaattgcccagagggcagttaagagtcaactatattgctgtgattctggagtcacatgtaggcctgaccaggtaagatggcagatttccttccctaaaggaagttAGTGAACCAAATTGTTTTTTTCCCAACAAAAATGGTCATCTTAAtctcagatttttattgaattcaaattccaccatctaccatggcaggattcgaacccggctccctagaaccttacctgGGTCTAtagattaacagttcagtgaaAGTATCATTAGGCTGTTTCCTCCCCCTAAATTATGAACTTTTTCCCTCTGGGAATCACTGGTTATAATTACACCCTCATTTCTGGACAAGGTTCTCACAGGGTTGCTATGGAGATGGAAGACCTCATTTTTCACCAGGTGGTTTACTTCTCCAAACTCTAGAAAAAATGTAAATAAATGTATGGTATATGTTTatggtatatatatatatatatggttTCTCAGACAAAGTGTGGTCACTTTAAAAGGTTCATGGCTTCAGTACAGCAGTGAAAAGGAGAGCTCTGCTGCCCTCTGGTGACTGATCCTCTGCAAATTCAGCACGTGACAGAGACTCACTCTCAGGAAAGTCTATCACTACAGGTGGGAATATCCAATTCGAGGGATTGATAAAAACTAGGGGTAGGAGTGGGCCGAAAGCCAAAATCCTTCTCCGCCACTCAATATGATTGTGGCTAATCCTCTATTTCAATGCCATGTTCCTGCTTTCATCCCTTGATGCCTTTAAAGTCGGAAAGATTATgaatctctttcttgaatatattaagagacttggcctccacaatcTTCTGTGGTACAGAATGCTACAGG encodes:
- the LOC140489351 gene encoding neurotrophin-4-like isoform X1, with product MCGSKRCLVLHKVCEVSTVMVTFLYAMVILYVGSLKAAPLQSNSTAQGQGALGEALARDLRLSEDETDGDSYSLDDVLGEVATLGPEASGKEWDLYSPRVTLAAQPPGVPPLLFIMEETLGRAEMANRTVRLKRQAPSPGAGGVDPSRRGDLSVCDSVSRWVTDRRAAVDVHGKTVTVMIDVPTSTGPLKQYFYETKCNEQSSTAQGGCRGVDKRHWISECKTKQSYVRALTMDTQKRAGWRWIRINTSCVCTLINRTGRI
- the LOC140489351 gene encoding neurotrophin-4-like isoform X2 codes for the protein MVTFLYAMVILYVGSLKAAPLQSNSTAQGQGALGEALARDLRLSEDETDGDSYSLDDVLGEVATLGPEASGKEWDLYSPRVTLAAQPPGVPPLLFIMEETLGRAEMANRTVRLKRQAPSPGAGGVDPSRRGDLSVCDSVSRWVTDRRAAVDVHGKTVTVMIDVPTSTGPLKQYFYETKCNEQSSTAQGGCRGVDKRHWISECKTKQSYVRALTMDTQKRAGWRWIRINTSCVCTLINRTGRI